The genomic interval GCGGTCGATGAATACGGCGAGCAGCGGGAGGCGGGTGCCGAAGGCCCGATCGAGCAGCCACACCGCGACACGATAGAGAGACAGCAGGATCAGGATGGCGCCGGCGATCAGGCTGAGACCGACGAACCACGAGGGGATCCAGCCGAACATCTCGTCGATGTCGGCGACAAGGGTTTGCAGATTCATGCTGTTCCCTGCACTTGCATTTCCACGTTCCGCGCCAACGCATTGATGGCGCCTTCGCTCCCGCCGCCAGCGCAATGTAGCATTCGTCGCGTGCAACCGTCGGCGAACTGCGCTATTTCTGGGCAGTCATGACTCGACGCACCGGCAGTGCCGACCTTCCTCTCCACAGCGGACGCGTTCCGCCGTGGCTTGCGAACCGCATGGCGTCGCTCGGCACCATCATCACGCAGGCGATCGTTCATCATTACGGCCGCGATGCGTTCCTGCAGCGCCTGTCGCACCCGTTCTGGTTCCAGTCGTTCGGCGCCGTGATGGGAATGGACTGGCACTCCTCGGGCATCACCACCTCCGTGATCGGCGCGCTGAAACGCGGATTGGCGCCGATGCAGGACGAGCTCGGCATCTATGTCTGCGGCGGCCGCGGCCAGCATTCGCGCAAGACGCCGGACGAGCTGATGCTGCTCGGCGACCGCGTCGGCCTCGACGGCGCATTGCTGACGCGGGCGAGCCGCCTGGTCGCAAAGGTCGACAGCGCCGCGGTGCAGGACGGGTTTGATCTCTATCTGCATGGCTTCTTCGTCACCGCGGATAGCAAATGGACTGTCGTGCAGCAGGGCATGAACGGCGACAAGCGCCAGGCGCGCCGCTATCACTGGCATTCCGAGACGCTGAAGAGTTTTGTCGACGCGCCGCACAGCGCGATCGACGGCCCCGAGCAGGGCCAGATCGTCAATCTCACCGACCACCGCGCCGACGTCTCGCGCAGCGCGCAGCTCGATCTGCTCACCGAGCTCGGCCCGGACCGGATCGTCTCCGAATTCGAACGGCTCAGCGGCACCGAGCCGGCGCAAGCGCTGTTGCCGCACCTCATCATGCCCGCGCATCATGACGTGCGGCCGAAGGATGTGTTCGCGCGCCGCCTGCACGGCACCCTCGCGGCCGCCGCCGAGTGCGGGCCGGTCGACTTTCCGGAGCTGCTGCTGACACCCGGCGTCGGCGCGCGCACCGTGCGCTCGCTCGCCATGGTCGCCGAGGTCGTGCACGGTGCGCCCTATCGTTTCAGGGATCCCGCGCGCTTCTCGCTCGCCCATGGCGGCAAGGACCGGCACCCCTATCCCGTGCCGATCAAGGTCTATGACGAGACCATCCGTGTGCTGAAGGACGCGGTCCAGCAAGCGAAGCTCGGACGCGAAGAGGAAATGCAGGCGATCAAGCGGCTGGACGATCAGGCGCGGCGGCTGGAGCGCACCGCGCAGGGGCCATCGGTCGATGCCTACATTGCCGGCGAACGCGCTGTTTCCCCCGAGCTCGACGGCCGTTCCGTGTTCGGCTGGGAACGGGATCTGGCAGCGACAAAAAAGCGGACCGGGTGAGCACCGGTCCGCGACGTCAGTTGGCACTCGTCGTCAGGTTTCGTCGGGTTCCTCGTCCGCGAGACGATTGGCCGAATGGTCCTGATACTGTTCCGTCTGGTGAACTTGCCGTCCATGCCGCGGATCTCGGTGTGCTGGGCCTTGGGCCTTGTCGCGGTTGGACAGGACCATATTGTCTCCGATCATGTCCTTCGGAATGTCGGAGAGCGCGCCGGTGCCGTCGCCCTTCCCCTGCATGCCCGATCTGAAATGCGTCTTGCTTCCGCGTCCGCCTGGCATCGATTTCTCCTTTGCGGCTGGACTCCTGGTTTCGACGACAACAGACACCTTGGCAGGCCGTTCCGAACCAAAGGCGCGCGCTTCGCATTTGTAAGGAAGGGAACGATCAGCCCGCCCGCAGCAGCGAACGATCTGCCTCAGTGCGTGCCGGTTCGGCCGGCTGTGTTCCAACCTGCACCGCGACGACGGGAAGCTTTTCGATGGCGCGGATACCGGGTCGTTTCCGCCAACGAATCTGCGACGGATCGATTGCGAGGCCGAGTTTTGGCCAGCGCGTCAACAGCGCCTGAAGCGCGCATGCCGCCTCGATCCGCGCGAGCTGGTGGCCGAGGCAGAAATGGATGCCGGTGCCGAAGGAGATGTGACGGTTCGGCTTGCGCGCGAGATCGAGCCGTTCAACCTCCTCGTGCTCGCCGGGATCCATGTTCGCCGCAGCGAGCATCACCATGACGCGGTCGCCCTTTTTCAGGCGCACGCCGGCGAGCTCGACGTCGCGCCGCACATAGCGCGGCTTTGAGAATTGCACCGGCGAGACGAAGCGCAAGAACTCCTCGACGGCGAGGCCGACGCGGCTCCAGTCCTCCTCCAGCCAATCGCGCAGGCGCGGAGATTTCAGCAGCTCATAGACCGAGCCGCTGATCAGATGCGTCGTGGTCTCGGAGCCCGCGGCCAGCAGCAAAAACACCATCGAGACCATTTCACTCGGCGTGATGCGGCCGCCTTCCCGCTCGACCTGGACCAGTTCGGCAATCAGGCCCTCACCGCCTTGCGCCCGCGCCACCCGCAACTGCTCCTCGAGATAACGCCGCATCCTGCTGAAGGCGAACAGCATGCGGAAGAAGCCGAAGACGTTGGTCAGCCCCGCCATCGAATTGGCCCAGGCGATGAACCGGGGACGGTCGGCCGCCGGAAGGCCAAGAAGCTCGCAAATCACGGACAGTGGCAAAATGCGCGCATAGCGCTGCACAAGATCGGCAGGGCTGCCACCGGCAAAGAGGTCTGCCGCCAGGTCGTCGGCGATGGCGCGGATGCGCGGCTCCATCGCCACGATGGCGCGGCGGCGAAAGGCTTCATCCACGATGCTGCGCAGCCTGGTGTGATCAGGCTCATCCATGGTCAGCATGTTGTTGGCGATGGTCGTGACGAGCTTCGGCATCCACCAGCGCAGGCCTGCGACCTCGCCGTCTTCCTTGCGCAGCGTGAAGGTGGTGCCGTCCTTCAGCACCTGCGCCGTCGTCTCATAGGTCGTGGTGACCCAGACATCGCCGACGAGCGGAAACCGGGTCGCGACCACAGGGGCAAAAGCCCTCAGCGTCGCGATGCCTTTCGACGGATCGCGAAAGAAGGCGTCGCTGGTGAAATCGATGCGCGGCGTCATGGATCACCGGCCCTGTTGATGGCGCCTCATCCAGATGGTGGGGGCGCTGGCCGATGCAAGGGTGGGAACTGTCCACGCGTCGCACGTGACTTTCGTGTGGACGGCTTCCACATCGTCATGGCCGGGCTTGTCCCGGCCATCCACGACCTTCCCGCGGCACGAAGAACGTGGATACCCGGGACAAGCCCGGGCATGACGAGTCTGCGGTTGGGTCGAAACCTAGCCTCGCCCCGGTGAGCGCGGGCCGGATTTGCGCTGGCTGGTGTAGGAGTCCCAATTGCTCCAGCTTCCATTGCTGAGGCTTTGCAGGTCGGTTGCGAGCGGCCGGCGCGTGCGCTTCTCGTAGTCGGCGATCGAACGTTCCGACTGCACGATCTTGCGCTTCAGCTCCGCGATCGCCTTCTCGGTCTCTCCGTTCCGCTTCGAGGACGCGATCTCGCCGATCGTGAAGCGCGCGGTCTCTAGCGCCTTCAACTCGGCGCGGTTCTTCTTCAACTGGACCCGGTGCCAGGCGATATTGCTGTCGCTGTCCGCAACCATGTGGAACTCCGCTGATTCGGCTTTCCCATAGTATCGTCTGCCGAATCGACCGGGCAACGGTGCCGCGGCGGCGAAAATGCGGCTTTGTTGCCCGGCAAATTCTGCCCTACCGCTCGGCAAAGGCCTTTTCGACCACGAACTGGGCCGGTTCGCCGTGGTTACCCTCGACAAAACCGCGCTCACCCAAGAGCACGCGGGTGTCGGCCACCAGCGCCGGGCTGCCGCAGATCATGACGCGGTCATGGGCAGCCTCGATCGGCGGCAGGCCGATGTCGGAAAACAGCTTGCCGGTGGTAATGAGGTCGGTGATGCGTCCGCGGTTGCGGAAGGGGTCGCGGGTCACGGTCGGGTAGTAGATGAGCTGATTGCGGATGTAGTCGCCGAGCAGTTCGTCCTGCGGCAGCGTCTCGGTGATCATCTCGCCATAGGCGAGCTCCTTGACGTGCCGGCAGCCGTGCAGCAGCACGACCTTCTCGAAACGCTCATAGGTTTCAGGGTCCTTGATCACGCTGAGGAACGGGGCGAGGCCCGTGCCGGTGCCGATCAGATAGAGATTGCGGCCCGCTTCGAGGTTGTCGATGACGAGCGTGCCGGTCGCCTTGCGGCTGACGATGATCTCGTCGCCCTGCTTCAGGTGCTGGAGGCGCGAGGTCAGCGGGCCGTCCGGCACCTTGATCGAGAAGAACTCGAGCGTGTCCTCGTAATTGGCGCTGGCGACGCTGTAAGCCCGCAGCAGCGGTTTTTCGCCGACCTTGAGCCCGATCATGGTGAATTCGCCGTTGCGGAAGCGGAAGGTGGGGCTGCGGGTGGTCTTGAAGGAGAACAGCGTGTCGGTCCAGTGGTGAACGCTGAGGACGCTTTCCTGGTTGAAATTGCTCATCTCACCCTGCCCTTGCTTCGGTCGGTCGTTGTCTAGACAATATCATTCGTGTACTATCGTTCGTATACAAACGAATAATCCGGCTTGATCGATTGGTCAAGGCGGGATCAGATCGCAAGCGTTGCAGGTAGGGATAAGGAACCATCTCCATGGCGCATGACGCACCCCAGGCCACCGGGCCTTCCAAGCTCGTGATCCGCAACATCGGCCTGATCCTGTCCGGCGCCCTGGAAAAACCGATCCTGGATGGCGACACCATCGTCGCTGAGAACGGAAAAATCACCGCGATCGGCCGCTTCAAGGACGTGGACATTGAAGGCGCCACCACGATCGTGGACGCCAACGGCACCACGGTGGCGCCGGGCCTGATCGACAGCCACGTCCACCCTGTCGCGGGCGACTGGACGCCGCGACAGAACCAGATCAACTGGATCGACAGCTACCTCCATGGCGGCGTCACCACCATGATCTCGGCCGGCGAGGTGCACATGCCGGGCCGGCCCCGCGACGTCGTCGGCCTGAAGGCAATGGCGATCTTCGCCCAACGCGCCTTCTGGACGCTGCGTCCCGGCGGCGTGAAGGTTCATGCCGGCGCGCCCGTCATCGAATGCGAGATGGTCGAGGAGGACTTCAAGGAAATGGCCGCCGCCGGCGTCAAGCTGCTCGGCGAAGTCGGCCTCGGCGGCGTCAAGGACGGCCCGACCGCGCGGAAGATGGTGGGCTGGGCGCGCAAATACGGCATCCAGAGCACGATCCACACCGGCGGGCCCTCGATCCCCGGCTCCGGCCTGATCGACAAGGACGTCGTGCTGGAAGCCGACACCGACGTCGTCGGCCACATCAATGGCGGTCACACCGCGCTGCCCGACGACCAGATCCGCTGCATCTGCGAGGGCTGCAAGCGCGGGCTCGAGCTGGTTCACAACGGCAATGAGCGCTCGGCGCTGTTCACGCTGCGCATCGCGCGCGAGATGGGCGACCTCCACCGCGTCATCCTCGGCACCGATGCGCCGGCCGGCTCCGGCGTGCAACCGCTCGGCATTTTGCGCATGGTCTCGATGCTGTCCTCGCTCGGCGAACTGCCGGCCGAGCTCGCCTTCTGTCTTGCGACCGGCAACACCGCGCGGATGCGCGAGCTCGATTGCGGCCTCATTGAAGTGGGCCGTTCCGCCGATTTCGTGCTGATGGACAAGGCGCAGCATTCGCCTGGAAAGAACATCCTCGAGAGCGTGCAGCTCGGCGACCTCCCCGGCATCGGCATGACCATCATCGACGGCATCGTGCGGACGCAACGCAGCCGCAATACGCCGCCGGCGGGCAAGGTGCCGGAGATCGTGGCGAAGTAACAGGGCCCGAGCGCCCGCCCCGTCATCCTGAGGCGCTCGCACACGGCGCAAATGCGCCGTGTGCGAGCCTCGAAGGATGAACGGCCGGGACGCAGCCGGGCCGTCGCCCTTCGAAGGCCGCTGAAGAAGCGGCCACCTCAGGGTGACGGAGAAAGAGCTGCCGTAGGGTGGGCAAAACGACTTGTCTGCCGTAGCTCGCAGAGCGAGGGCGGAAGCGTACCCCCTCTTCC from Bradyrhizobium arachidis carries:
- a CDS encoding DUF763 domain-containing protein, whose product is MTRRTGSADLPLHSGRVPPWLANRMASLGTIITQAIVHHYGRDAFLQRLSHPFWFQSFGAVMGMDWHSSGITTSVIGALKRGLAPMQDELGIYVCGGRGQHSRKTPDELMLLGDRVGLDGALLTRASRLVAKVDSAAVQDGFDLYLHGFFVTADSKWTVVQQGMNGDKRQARRYHWHSETLKSFVDAPHSAIDGPEQGQIVNLTDHRADVSRSAQLDLLTELGPDRIVSEFERLSGTEPAQALLPHLIMPAHHDVRPKDVFARRLHGTLAAAAECGPVDFPELLLTPGVGARTVRSLAMVAEVVHGAPYRFRDPARFSLAHGGKDRHPYPVPIKVYDETIRVLKDAVQQAKLGREEEMQAIKRLDDQARRLERTAQGPSVDAYIAGERAVSPELDGRSVFGWERDLAATKKRTG
- a CDS encoding cytochrome P450, which encodes MTPRIDFTSDAFFRDPSKGIATLRAFAPVVATRFPLVGDVWVTTTYETTAQVLKDGTTFTLRKEDGEVAGLRWWMPKLVTTIANNMLTMDEPDHTRLRSIVDEAFRRRAIVAMEPRIRAIADDLAADLFAGGSPADLVQRYARILPLSVICELLGLPAADRPRFIAWANSMAGLTNVFGFFRMLFAFSRMRRYLEEQLRVARAQGGEGLIAELVQVEREGGRITPSEMVSMVFLLLAAGSETTTHLISGSVYELLKSPRLRDWLEEDWSRVGLAVEEFLRFVSPVQFSKPRYVRRDVELAGVRLKKGDRVMVMLAAANMDPGEHEEVERLDLARKPNRHISFGTGIHFCLGHQLARIEAACALQALLTRWPKLGLAIDPSQIRWRKRPGIRAIEKLPVVAVQVGTQPAEPARTEADRSLLRAG
- a CDS encoding ferredoxin--NADP reductase, producing the protein MSNFNQESVLSVHHWTDTLFSFKTTRSPTFRFRNGEFTMIGLKVGEKPLLRAYSVASANYEDTLEFFSIKVPDGPLTSRLQHLKQGDEIIVSRKATGTLVIDNLEAGRNLYLIGTGTGLAPFLSVIKDPETYERFEKVVLLHGCRHVKELAYGEMITETLPQDELLGDYIRNQLIYYPTVTRDPFRNRGRITDLITTGKLFSDIGLPPIEAAHDRVMICGSPALVADTRVLLGERGFVEGNHGEPAQFVVEKAFAER
- a CDS encoding amidohydrolase family protein, giving the protein MAHDAPQATGPSKLVIRNIGLILSGALEKPILDGDTIVAENGKITAIGRFKDVDIEGATTIVDANGTTVAPGLIDSHVHPVAGDWTPRQNQINWIDSYLHGGVTTMISAGEVHMPGRPRDVVGLKAMAIFAQRAFWTLRPGGVKVHAGAPVIECEMVEEDFKEMAAAGVKLLGEVGLGGVKDGPTARKMVGWARKYGIQSTIHTGGPSIPGSGLIDKDVVLEADTDVVGHINGGHTALPDDQIRCICEGCKRGLELVHNGNERSALFTLRIAREMGDLHRVILGTDAPAGSGVQPLGILRMVSMLSSLGELPAELAFCLATGNTARMRELDCGLIEVGRSADFVLMDKAQHSPGKNILESVQLGDLPGIGMTIIDGIVRTQRSRNTPPAGKVPEIVAK